One window from the genome of candidate division KSB1 bacterium encodes:
- a CDS encoding malate synthase, with product DGKFIGSEIPADLQRQWIQGTGPAAKPKSAIEKSIRNVAYALLSGADGWMFDGEDALGQITTMSLDNQRNLKLAIAKDPVFMKAAEKVAGQMNQWAMGFFGKEIIDDWQKQLNFTTKIFRCRGLHLDDRHIRGENGVALSASIVDMTLYIVNNYKQLQNEGSSIVLYLPKIQTAEEAALWNEMLTALEQHLGLAVGTIKVYVLVEQLEATFQLMEIRAVLGEHFVGYNTGRWDYINSVTDAMAWDKDFINPNIEAITMIYGYMRNYEDRVRRAVNTPDMNGNFALWQGGMEPNIPVGSEEGIKNSMEKAVAGAVREQKEGASGKWVAHWKMVHIVRPVWEKAGETNQLGRSFPALTYTQEDADGLTLLEPAPTSIRGARNLLSVALQYGNAFGQGFQAAALKPADFFSNDDILYLMEDMATGEIRLSILWEWIHKGAKLNEDDSETGLKSGDGFSMDVFKKLLVEEYDKLLNAENKDVHDNSKNTTLPIAREIVETYVLDDAKNPWYIDLLNINLNNLDLQTAKDRIELYINTFKKDGTRITENLDFV from the coding sequence GACGGGAAGTTTATCGGTTCTGAAATTCCAGCCGATTTACAACGACAATGGATTCAAGGAACTGGGCCCGCAGCAAAACCAAAATCAGCAATTGAAAAAAGCATCAGGAATGTCGCTTATGCCTTGCTTTCCGGAGCCGATGGCTGGATGTTTGACGGCGAAGATGCACTTGGCCAGATCACAACAATGTCGTTGGACAACCAAAGAAATCTCAAATTAGCCATTGCAAAAGACCCTGTCTTTATGAAAGCCGCAGAAAAAGTTGCCGGGCAAATGAACCAATGGGCGATGGGATTCTTCGGAAAAGAGATCATCGATGATTGGCAAAAACAACTAAATTTCACGACTAAGATTTTCCGGTGTCGCGGCTTGCATTTAGACGATCGGCATATTCGTGGTGAAAATGGCGTGGCTTTGTCGGCTTCAATTGTAGACATGACTCTTTATATCGTCAACAACTACAAACAATTACAGAATGAGGGATCTTCTATCGTCTTGTATCTACCGAAAATTCAGACTGCTGAAGAAGCTGCTCTGTGGAATGAAATGTTGACTGCGCTTGAGCAGCACCTGGGCCTGGCTGTTGGTACGATCAAAGTTTATGTTCTTGTTGAACAGCTTGAAGCCACTTTTCAATTGATGGAGATTCGCGCCGTCTTAGGCGAACATTTTGTCGGATACAATACAGGTCGATGGGATTATATCAATAGTGTCACTGATGCCATGGCGTGGGATAAGGATTTTATCAATCCCAATATCGAAGCAATAACTATGATATACGGCTACATGAGAAATTATGAAGACCGGGTTCGCCGGGCAGTAAACACACCTGATATGAATGGAAACTTTGCACTCTGGCAAGGAGGTATGGAGCCCAACATCCCGGTTGGTTCTGAGGAAGGCATCAAAAACAGTATGGAGAAAGCTGTAGCTGGCGCAGTTCGGGAGCAGAAAGAAGGGGCAAGCGGTAAGTGGGTGGCTCATTGGAAAATGGTGCATATTGTTCGTCCGGTTTGGGAAAAGGCCGGCGAGACCAACCAGCTCGGAAGGTCCTTCCCCGCATTGACCTACACACAAGAAGATGCAGATGGTCTCACGTTGCTGGAACCAGCCCCAACGTCGATTCGAGGGGCCCGGAACCTGTTAAGCGTAGCGTTGCAATACGGCAATGCCTTTGGACAGGGATTTCAGGCAGCCGCTCTAAAACCGGCCGATTTTTTTAGTAATGATGATATCTTATACCTGATGGAGGATATGGCCACCGGAGAGATTAGATTGAGTATCTTGTGGGAATGGATTCACAAAGGAGCTAAATTGAACGAAGACGATTCCGAAACCGGTTTGAAATCCGGAGATGGTTTTTCCATGGATGTTTTTAAAAAATTGTTAGTTGAGGAATATGACAAACTGCTCAATGCAGAAAACAAAGATGTCCACGATAATTCAAAGAATACCACATTGCCTATAGCCCGAGAAATTGTTGAAACCTACGTTCTGGATGATGCCAAAAACCCCTGGTATATCGATTTGTTGAATATCAATTTGAACAATCTTGATTTGCAAACCGCTAAAGACAGGATTGAACTGTATATCAACACCTTCAAAAAAGATGGCACC